DNA from Brassica napus cultivar Da-Ae chromosome C4, Da-Ae, whole genome shotgun sequence:
atttatctaaCAACCGATTActattttagatgattttagggttttgttttctcccccaaTTTGATTGTTTTTCAGCTCAAATCTTACGATTGTTTCATATTCTTAAGCTCTGTTTTGTTCACTCTGCAGAGAATCATCTTGAAGATATGAAGAATATTGTAGCGATGTTCAAGAAACTGAATCCTTTGGCAAAGGAGTTTTTCTCTTCTTACTACAACAACACCAAGAAAAACAATCATACTGGGAAAGACAATCAAATTATGCCAGCTGGCGATTTCGTGGCTAAAAAGAATCAATCCGGTGAAGAATTTGATCATGATCTCAAGAAGGATGACAATAACCGGAAGGTATGATTGATCTGATAATTTACATGTGACTTTTTTGTTATTGCAAAGCTAACTTTGATTGAATTGTTTTGCTTGTGCTACATTTGATTCTGTTTGTGATTACAGAGAAGAAACGGTTACAGCCAAGGGAGAAGGAGGTTAAATGGAAGAATTTCTAAGGCTGGGAGAGAGGATAGTATTAGAAGAACAGTATATGTTTCTGAAATTGACCAGAGTGTAAGTTTGGCTGATGGATTCTTGAAATGCTATAACAAAGAAATTCCATGTCCGTTATTTTAACCCATAGTTGGCATTACAGAGGGTGCAAGGGAAGCTTTAAGGCTTGGTGGAACGATGCTTGGGTACTACCCGGTGAGGGTTTTACCCTCCAAAACTGCTAGTCTTCCAGTTAATCCCACATTTCTTCCCATGGTAAGCTCAAGTGTTCCTCAGAATATCCattaaattaattttggtttgagtttcaGAAGTATTTATTTACCATTTATCATTTGCTAGTATATCTAAGTGGTTTGGTTAGTATAAGAAGGGAAATTTGGTTAGATTAGAACCATTTATCGTTTCCTAGTATATCTAAGTGGCTTGGTTAGATAAGAAGTGATGTACAACAGATTCATTGGTTTATTGTTTTGGCTGTGAGTTGATTGCATGTTGATATCttggtttaattgtttttatttctttgctatagttttaaaatctagaaaataaatagaaaaatgaaaagttttATCAAAAACAACACAAATCCATAAATAAGTCGAAAACAGCTTGAAGAAATTCAAGTACGATAAAGAACGATAAAGAACTTCCTCATCTCTTCTCATGAAGTGCATAACTCTGAAAAACACATCACGTTTCAaagagtttttttaaaatatgatctTAGCATATAGTAATAAACAGTAAATGATGGAGAGTTTAATCACATACCTCATCGTGACTCTTTGGCTTACAGATTAttgaaaacctctttgaaaacaACATTGACGGTCTTACGCTGAGGTTTTCCATCTTTGTCCACAATAAGAATTTTCAATCCTTTCTTCGATGTGACCCTGGAAATAGCTACGTAGAGCTGTCCGTGTGAAAACACAGGTCTGGGTAGGAAGAGTCCAACTTCTGAGAGAGACTGCCTTGACTTTTGTTTATTGTTATAGCAAAAGCAACAGCTAAAGGCAATTGCCTTCGGCGCATTTTGAAAGGCAGTCTCGTATCAGATGGTGTTATCAATAATCTAGGAATATATATTGTCTTCCCAACATTAGATCCAGTGATAATCTTAGCGGCAACCATAAATTCCATCAGCTGTGTAATCTGTAGCCTTGTTCCATTCATTAACCCTTCTGGAGGATCAACATTCCTGAGAACCATAACTGGGCAACCAACTTTCAGGCGAGGTctatgatgttaggagttttcaagctcctaagacaaatgttgtagtatagtgattgtcgaaccagttctgagggatatcaaagcactgagaatgcaagtactcacttaatctaagtgcaaccaatgatttaaatgggttttaagctatgactaaaactagaaagcaataacagaatgatactttcttgactaagggaaaagagaactcatgggcatagggattagaccttgggtgatcaagtatcgaactaaggatgacaaatgatcaatcaaactatcaaccttaagcctagacacaattctaagcaagctctatgtctagatgaatgctcatttgctaacacatctcaaacatcaaatgtctttggttgaataatatgaaaacaatcattactaacaagtctattagctatcttagcatctttaacaacaaatgtctttggcaaagtatactaaaagcctaggagagttgtctcaggcatttcatcaaacacctttcgggtaggaaatgcctattgatcaacttttgagtggccaactcagaagatgcattaagaatactctactagcaaggaacaagaatgatctacactaaaacatcctagaactaacctaatcacccttaatctccctaacccatgaattcaaaaggtgattactcactaatctccaagattcctcttaaacccatattggatttcagattatcatgtagagaaatagataagaaatcaacaagaacacaagaacataacaataaaaaatccaagagatgaacttctccagagagtttttgtgtatttttcaaaagatccaaagataatctgccctggtggctacaaaagatgtttaaaaacataggtttttagaagtaaaaacgtgcataatgaaatgaccaaaaggcccttgagaaatcatgaattcgcccaaacaaatagacgcggagcgacctcgacacgtcgctgcgagaggtcgctcccggatcgtttcttcgcgagcgactgatatcttgtgaatttacatgtttttaacttcttattcttgcatggtttggtcatttagagtatcatttaggcacatttaggttgcatatcattgcatttgtacatatcaggtgttggagagcaccatggatgagttagaagaccattggagggattttgagtccaaagagtgaaagatgaacacggatgaaggccttaaagatctcttctgaagctcaaaatttgtggagacactagaaattgagttagctttacaatggaggtggtttcaagtcgtttggagctgtattgagggatttatgatcaaaatactacaCACATATCAATATGACATTCCTAGCGGCCAGGCGTAGCGGCAAAAGATGGTCGCTACAGAAGATAGAGCTGAGGCGCCTAAGTACCGTAGCGGGAGTGTGTAGCGGGTTAGAGAGACCGCTATAGTTGAAGCGCTTTCTGTAGCGGTCTTCCGTAGCGGCATAATTAGGTCGCTATGAGTTCAAGAATGCGAAAAAATCGTCCAAGTGTCCTAGCGGCCACCCGTAGCGGGCATTTCAGGTCGCTACAGGCGTAGTGACCTCTTGTAGCGACCTTTTATGGTCACTACGGAGAAAAATATCTGTTTTTATGGGTCAACCCCAGCTCgagttttagtaatatataactaCTTTTCAGACAATAATGGGGGATCTATCTACTTTTTtatgaagaacacaagaactcttgagagagaaagcttgaatctttagtttcttttcttcttattctcttgaatttgcttgtttaatccttgtttatctttattctctgttgtatctacttgaatatgcttcaatctattatgagattaagtgttttcatggagattagtgagtagtttccttaagaattcatgggttagggagattagagtaacttagtgaagatctatggtgttattgtattagatccttgtatgaacttgcttgttgagtatttttaatgcttgtttagtcttgatcactctaaacctgatttctaaacacttctcatcagacatgattagatgaagtgtttgaatcaactcaactaagctctagtgagattagccaaggacacttgatgttaaaattgctagatagttattaaacttgaacttaaagattgcttgattgaattaagccaaagacatttgatgtttaatgatttctaagcaaatggacatttacctagacataggacttgtctaaaattgtgtttagacttaagagattactttgattgaaagcttgtcacctagattggatcttagttacttgaagtcaattcccaatacccatggattcacttgtttaaattgattaaaaccttgttgtattgctctgtttgctattgttagttgtcacacactcaccactattgaatctacttagcttaagaaatgacttgtattctcactgattcacatcactaggactggttcgacattcaccccactatactacaacatttgcaataggcaAAAACCCTATTaccaaattggcgccgttgccaatccTAGTCTGATTGTGACATTGCGTTTGAGTCTTTGCTTGAGACTgagttttactttgtttttaagttactaattatctatcttcatatatatttggATGACAGGTGCATGAACTTGAGAAGCAAAGGATCAACAAATCTTGCACCAAGAGTGGACAACATCAAAGCCTTAGAAAGAGAGTTGggaagacagagaagagaaagagaaaagcaaGCCCACTTACATAGATTGGGGCTTGAGATGGAGAGAAACCCGAATCAACCGGAAGGTGTCTATGAAGTTGATGATCATAGACAAAATGTCCAAGAAGTTCCTCCTGGAGCTGCTCAAGAGGGCAATGGTCAAGGAGCTGCCAACCTTCGACCTAGACAACCACAACGCCAAGCTAGGGCCATCGGTACATATGATCAACCGAACATAAATGGGAATAGGTTGGGCATTAGGGCACCCCCAGTTGCCAACAACAATTTCGAGATCAAGTCCAGCCTCATCAACATGATTgaaaacaacaagtatcatggacttgccttggaagacccactagatcaccttgacagatttgataagtactgtggcttgtcaaaaacaaatggagtttcagaggatgctttcaagctcagattgtttcccttctctttgggagacaaggctcacacttgggagaaaaacatctcaagtgatactatcaccacttgggatgaatgCAAGAAGGCCTTCCTCAACAAGTTCTTCTCTGCTACAAGGACTGCCAACCTTAGAAATCAGATCTCTGGTTTTCAACAAAGAGGACTTGAAGGATTTTCAGAGGCATGGGAGAGATTCAGAAGCTACTTGTCTCAATGTCCCCACCATGGCTTCAACAATGAGAgcttgctaagcactttctacaGAGGAGTCTTGCCTAAATTCAAAAGCCAGCTTGACACTGCAAGCAATGGAAACTTCTTGGGGAGGACTGTCGAAGATGCTTTAGAACTCTTGGAGAACATGGCACAGAGTGACTCTGTCTACAATGATGAATATGATAGAAGAGAcagaggtggtggaggagaagatATGACCACAAAGAGAGAGCTGAAAGCACTTCAAGAAAAGATTGACATGCTACTATCAGAAAAGACCAAGAAAGAGGAGTTACATATGGTTGCTGAAGTTGATGGAGTAGAATGCCAAGAAGATATGTACTATGTCAATGCTCAGGGTACATGGTACAAGAAGGAGCCTGACTATCAATACcagaacaactaccaacagaaacccttctacaacaaccaacagaagccattcaacaactaccagccaagaccattctacaacaatcagcctaagccattctacaacaacaaccaagGTGGTTACCAACCCAAACAGAACTTCCCTCCTGGATTCTCACCAAAACCAAGTCAACCTGCACAAGACCAAGCTGGATCATCAACACAACCTCCACAAGAGAGTAGTACTGAAGCTATGCTGAAACAATTATTGGAGGGAcaaacaagaagtgagaaacaattagggtatgagctgaaaaatctccacaacaagattgatgggaattaccatgatctaaacaacaagttcaaagccttggagaaccagtttgtctctatgacagccagctcaagtcgccaacaaggttccCTACCTGGAAAGCCTGAACAAAACCCAAAGGAGACAATGAAGGCAATCACCCTAAGGAGTGGAAGAGAGTTGCCTCCTAAAGTTCTCATTAAGGATAATGAGAAACAAGGTGGGGAGGTGGTCATCaatgtagatgatgatgtggtgaTTGTGGATGAGAAGACTAATgaggaaatcttggagaagatagttgaagctaagggcaagagaaagatgggagaggagaaagttgagaacaaaaatgaggctgctacatcaacaaaggagaaattgttcactcctcctccctatgagccaaagcttccctttcctggaagattcaagaagcaactcctagagaagtacaaagccttgtttgacaagcaaatgagtgaagttcagctcaccatgcccataattgatgcatttatgctggttccacaatacagcaagttcttgaaagatgctgtagaacaaaagaagaaagagatggaagggatggtgattcttactcatgagtgcagtgccattatTCAGAGACTGACTGTCCCAAGGAAGCTAGAAGACCCTGGTAGTTTCACCCTGCCATGCGCCATTGGACCTTTgacatttgagaaatgtctatgtgatttgggagcaagtgtcagcctcatgccactatccattgccaagaagcttgggtttacacaatataaaaagtgCAAGATCTCTTTGGTGCTAGCTGATCGATCTGTCAAGCTCCCCATTGGCATCCTAGAAGATCTTCCTGTCAAGATAGGAAATTGTGAAGTGCCTACTGACTTTGTAGTGCTTGAGATGGATGAAGAGCCTAGAGATCCTTTGATCTTTGGAAGACCTTTCTTGGCAACTGCTGGAGCAATGGTGAATGTGAGAGATGGCACAATTGATCTCCACCTTGGAAAAGATCACATTCTCCATTTTGAtatcaaggagatgatgaagaagcccaCAACTCAAGGAGAAATATTCTACATTGATGAGATGGATGCCTTGGCTGATGATTTCCTTGAGGAGTTAGCGATTGAGGACTCTCTTCAACATGCCCTGACCATTGAAAGAGAGACCCAAATGATTGAAAACAAGGAGAGTGATGAGCTAGTAAGAAGGCTAGATGTTCACCTTGAGGAGGATGGAGAAGATGAGTTCATGGAGTTGCCACAAATGACTCAACATGCTGCCTCAGCAGACATTCAAGAGAACCTCCATGAAGCTGATTGGAGTGAGCTCAAggcaccaaaagtggagcttaaacctcttccccatggtgtaaggtacgctttccttggacctaatgagacatatcctgtcattgtgagtagtgagctgactgagaatgaattgtctatgcttttaaatgaacttaaaaagtatagaaaagcactaggatactcacttgatgacattaaaggaatctcaccatctttgtgcatgcataggatacatctagaggatgaatctaaaacttcaattgaacaccaaagaagattaaatcctaatttgaaagatgttgttaaaaaagagataatcaaattgttagatgcTGGTGTGATCTATCCTATCTCTGATAGCAATTGGGTTTCACCTGTGCATGTAGTTCCTAAAAAAGGTGGCATAACAGTTGTTAAGAACGAAAATGATGAgttaataccaacaagaacaataactggacataggatgtgcattgactatcgaaaactgaatgcagcctctagaaaggatcatttccctTTACCATTCATTGATCAGATGTTAGAGAGGCTAGCTAACCATCCTTattattgtttccttgatggatactctggatttttccaaatccctatacacccaaatgaccaagagaaaacgacattcacttgtccttatggtacctttgcatatcgaaggatgccatttggactgtgcaatgcaccagcaacattccaaagagcaatgatgtcaattttctctgatcttattgaggatgtaatggaggtgtttatggatgatttttctgtatatggttcttcgtttgctacttgtttgtcaaatctttgcagggtattacagagatgtgaggacactaacctggtgctcaattgggagaagtgtcacttcatggtcaaggaagggattgttCTTGGACACAAAGTTTCTGAGAAAGGAATTGAAGTGGACAAAGCCAAGATAGATGTCATGGTTGGTCTAGCTCCACCAAGAACAGTGAAGGATATAAGAAGCTTTCTGGGTCATGCCGGTttctatagaagattcatcATGGATTTCTCTAAGatagctagaccattgaccaggctgTTATGCAAAGAAGCTGCATTTCACTTCGATGGGGAATGTATGGAAGCTTTCAAAAACCTGAAGAATGCACTCATCAGTGCACCCATAGTTCAACCGccagattgggatctcccctttgagatcatgtgtgatgcaagTGACTTTGCTGTAGGAGCAGTCCTAGGccagaagagagacaagaagtcacatgtgatctactatgcaagTAGAACCCTTGATGAAGCTCAAGCTAAATACTctacaactgagaaggagctattggccattgtctttgcatttgagaagttcagaagctacttggttgggtcaaaggtgactgtctacactgatcatgctgcattgagacacctcttagccaagaaagatgcaaaaccaagactgttgaggtggattctgctgctacaagagtttgatcttgagatcaaggacaggcctggagttgagaatggagtaGCTGATCACCTGTCCAGGTTGAAGGTGGAGTGTGGAATCCCTATTGATGACAGACTTCCAGAAGAGCAAATGATGGCTATTCATGCAGTGGTAGCTGTTTGTGAGACAGGAAAGAAACTTGAAGAGGTGAAGGCGGCTGATGAGAAGggtccttggtatgctgatataGTCAACTACTTAGCTAGTGGAAAAGAGCCATTGAACCTTGAaggttatgccaagaagaagttctataaggatgtgaagagatattattgggatgagccttacctctacatactttgtagagatcaactctatagaagggcagtggctgaagaagaaattgatgggatccttacacattgtcatggatcatcctatggaggccactttgctacaTTTAAGACAGTTGCAAAGGTGCTACAAGCTGGATTTTGGTGGCCTCACATGTTTAAAGACACCCAAGACTTTGTCTCAAGGTGTGACTCTtgtcaaagaagaggaaacatcaccaagaggaatgaaatgcctcaaaaccccatcctagaagttgaagtgtttgatgtctggggtattgacttcatggggcctTTTCCTTCATCTTATAGCAACAAGTACATACTGGTGGCTGTAGATTATGTCTCTAAGTGGGTTGAAGCAATTGCAAGTCCAACCAATGATGCAAAGGTGGTTCTAAAAATGTTCAAGAGcataatctttccaaggtttgggattccaagagttgtgatcagtgatggagggtctcacttcatcaacaaactgtttGCAAACCTCcttaagaagaatggtgtgaagcacaaggttgcaactccttaccacccccaaacaagtggtcaagttgagatttccaacagggagatcaagtccattctggagaagattgtgggggttacaaggaaagattggtccatcaagcttgatgatgcattgtgggcttataggacagcttacaagacacctTTGGGAACTACACCTTTCAACCTtctctatggaaagtcttgccatctaccagttgagcttgagtacaaggcactatgggcagtcaagttgctgaactttgacatcaagagtgccaaggagaagagaTTGATCCAGCTGAACgaacttgatgagataagacttgaagcttttgaaagttcaaagatctacaaagagaaaacaaaggctctCCATGACAAACATATCCTGAAAAGAgactttaaagaaggagatcaagttcttctctacaactccagactgaagttgtttccaggcAAGCTCAAGTCAAGGTGGTCTGGTCCTTTCAAAGTTAAAGAGGTTAAACcttatggagcaatagttttgtggagttcTGATGGAAGAGAGTTCACCATCAATGGACAAAGGGCTAAGCTTTACTTGGGAACCAAATCGGAAGACCTGGGAACTTCAGTTCCACTTTCCGATCCAACCACAGTCTAACCtaaaggaggcaaagtcaagctagagacttaaaacaagctcacttgggaggaaatcCCAAGAGTATCCTTTGTATATATGtgtgaatgtttttaataaattgtgtgaactatccttgtttgtgtgtttgtttgtgtgaattGTGTGTGATTTCAGTTTGGAATGTGCtcaggaaaaggaaaggttTCAAAAGAGGCTAGGAAAGAAACACAAGTGCTGTGGAGACATGCTCATAGCGACATATCCATAGTAACATGCTCAAGTCGCTACAGTCACAAGGTAAGTACTCTAATCCGGTTTAAAatctctccacatctctagtaatttttattttacttatcatgtaaaccactccaaattcaaagtcacacaagagactgtgtgattCGAGTGTGGTGGGGGTACTATAAAAACTGATcattttgcttgtttttatttggATGATTTGCATTTGACATATCTAGCACTTTGCATCTGTGTGGATTTTAATGATTTgcattttggattttcttgtgatttctaaaaaaaaaaaaaaaaaaaaaaaaaatttaaaaagagttgtgagttttgaattatgcatagggagccatgattgaaattgccatgaaaagaacatatctacaagcatctcttgagccttgaaaactctttttcaaacatgttgctcatatgatattgacattgttcttgaaaccaattacaaactgaacttgggcataatgaatttaatctctcttgcatatgggcacttgcatacttgatcatggatttcatacacatttgggttatcttattccatgTATTATCCTTTGATTAACCCGAATGGCACTCCCCTACCCTTAAACCCTTGCCATTCTTTGAAACCAATATTGATTTGTTGAGTGAGGTCTCTtattgatagcttgtcatgtgcaaaatcttgagagtattgggagcgacatatgtttgttctcatctattgctagcataagatcctcatttgaactagcatctaggatggtgagtgagtttgtgtgtttttaagttgttatatcttgggtttgagagaagagaaaaagatcaaagagtgtcaataagaaaagaaaaccaataggaaccaagaaaataaaagaagaaaaactcttaAGTGTGTCAATTAGAATTccccaaagtaaaaaaaaaaatgaatgaaaaatcataatggggaaagaaaaagagtgtcaagttcttagttggttgatcatgtaaataaaaaaaaaaaaaaaaagagagagttcacttggtgagaaatgtgagtgaagtgtatatacttgggttttgaaatataaaagatgggTAGAATTTGTAATCACTTAGGAAGAAGAGTAGAATGATGTGAATGAgctatgtatgcatgaattgctcctagtcttagataaattttgcataatgatcatgctccttgttcttgagtgattaccaccattaaaaagattgtatttgaacctttcttttcattcataaaagaccattaatctaccaagccaagtgattgagatcatgtgcccatttgtgagaatccaccttgtgtgtgtgtgtgtgaatgaatgtgagaattggttgaagttacttgttgattgatgagcattgcactttgtataaagaaataaaaagagtttgataGGCATTGAGAAGCTAGACTGATAAAAGAATGACCAATGATTGTTTGCTATGATCATTTGGAATGTTGTAGAAGAGCTAGGATGTgtgtcttttggctatgagctccctttttcaaacttcttccttcttaggacttgaaagtttacttgaggacaagtaaaggactagtgtgggggagttgatatcttgtgaatttacatgtttttaacttcttattcttgcatggtttggtcatttagagtatcatttaggcacatttaggttgcatatcattgcatttgtacatatcaggtgttggagagcaccatggatgagttagaagaccattggagggattttgagtccaaagagtgaaagatgaacacggatgaaggccttaaagatctcttctgaagctcaaaatttgtggagacactggaaattgagttagctttacaatggaggtggtttcaagtcgtttggagctgtattgagggatttatgatcaaaatactacaCACATATCAATATGACATTCCTAGCGGCCAGGCGTAGCGGCAAAAGATGGTCGCTACAGAAGATAGAGCTGAGGCGCCTAAGTACCGTAGCGGGAGTGTGTAGCGGGTTAGAGAGACCGCTATAGTTGAAGCGCTTTCTGTAGCGGTCTTCCGTAGCGGCATAATGAGGTCGCTATGAGTTCAAGAATGCGAAAAAATCGTCTAAGTGTCCTAGCGGCCACCCGTAGCGGGCATTTCAGGTCGCTACAGGCGTAGTGACCTCTTGTAGCGACCTTTTATGGTCACTACGGAGAAAAATATCTGTTTTTATGGGTCAACCCCAGCTCgagttttagtaatatataactaCTTTTCAGACAATAATGGGGGATCTATCTACTTTTTtatgaagaacacaagaactcttgagagagaaagcttgaatctttagtttcttttcttcttattctcttgaatttgcttgtttaatccttgtttatctttattctctgttgtatctacttgaatatgcttcaatctattatgagattaagtgttttcatggagattagtgagtagtttccttaagaattcatgggttagggagattagagtaacttagtgaagatctatggtgttattgtattagatccttgtatgaacttgcttgttgagtatttttaatgcttgtttagtcttgatcactctaaacctgatttctaaacacttctcatcagacatgattagatgaagtgtttgaatcaactcaactaagctctagtgagattagccaaggacacttgatgttaaaattgctagatagttattaaacttgaacttaaagattgcttgattgaattaagccaaagacatttgatgtttaatgatttctaagcaaatggacatttacctagacataggacttgtctaaaattgtgtttagacttaagagattactttgattgaaagcttgtcacctagattggatcttagttacttgaagtcaattcccaatactcatggattcacttgtttaaattgattaaaaccttgttgtattgctctgtttgctattgttagttgtcacacactcaccactattgaatctacttagcttaagaaatgacttgtattctcactgat
Protein-coding regions in this window:
- the LOC106378029 gene encoding uncharacterized protein LOC106378029, with protein sequence MSKKFLLELLKRAMVKELPTFDLDNHNAKLGPSKAFLNKFFSATRTANLRNQISGFQQRGLEGFSEAWERFRSYLSQCPHHGFNNESLLSTFYRGVLPKFKSQLDTASNGNFLGRTVEDALELLENMAQSDSVYNDEYDRRDRGGGGEDMTTKRELKALQEKIDMLLSEKTKKEELHMVAEVDGVECQEDMYYVNAQADRSVKLPIGILEDLPVKIGNCEVPTDFVVLEMDEEPRDPLIFGRPFLATAGAMVNVRDGTIDLHLGKDHILHFDIKEMMKKPTTQGEIFYIDEMDALADDFLEELAIEDSLQHALTIERETQMIENKESDELVRRLDVHLEEDGEDEFMELPQMTQHAASADIQENLHEADWSELKAPKVELKPLPHGVRVLQRCEDTNLVLNWEKCHFMVKEGIVLGHKVSEKGIEVDKAKIDVMVGLAPPRTVKDIRSFLGHAGFYRRFIMDFSKIARPLTRLLCKEAAFHFDGECMEAFKNLKNALISAPIVQPPDWDLPFEIMCDASDFAVGAVLGQKRDKKSHVIYYASRTLDEAQAKYSTTEKELLAIVFAFEKFRSYLVGSKVTVYTDHAALRHLLAKKDAKPRLLRWILLLQEFDLEIKDRPGVENGVADHLSRLKVECGIPIDDRLPEEQMMAIHAVVAVCETGKKLEEVKAADEKGPWYADIVNYLASGKEPLNLEGYAKKKFYKDVKRYYWDEPYLYILCRDQLYRRAVAEEEIDGILTHCHGSSYGGHFATFKTVAKVLQAGFWWPHMFKDTQDFVSRCDSCQRRGNITKRNEMPQNPILEVEVFDVWGIDFMGPFPSSYSNKYILVAVDYVSKWVEAIASPTNDAKVVLKMFKSIIFPRFGIPRVVISDGGSHFINKLFANLLKKNGVKHKVATPYHPQTSGQVEISNREIKSILEKIVGVTRKDWSIKLDDALWAYRTAYKTPLGTTPFNLLYGKSCHLPVELEYKALWAVKLLNFDIKSAKEKRLIQLNELDEIRLEAFESSKIYKEKTKALHDKHILKRDFKEGDQFGMCSGKGKVSKEARKETQVLWRHAHSDISIVTCSSRYSHKIFSFVVMASSYFEKPQEEEDTFEDHIEDEPYVFVEPPPFDIRILTPDQRDELHRLQRTKEYWGKPIRHLAQMVRINLIRDRAEFEGRDVNQYEFDAACALDEVMYWVPPPQLEGISISTLELKLEEICLPCGEDNAHDLDSLVLINECLDLICETRKLDELRVKKLAKDHIEVCFVKNYICASFDLESNFLLLENSRPLLELADLGDELDVDKLLLEIENPHAENYHENLNVVNYLIDGDRVDYFVKTSFEPVVDFVFPPIAFDSHDHLNLKKHFITHTISLVKLFEEKSVYFLWTVVCFFAHLVSCSCRRKTKGALAQPFDTYD